The Toxorhynchites rutilus septentrionalis strain SRP chromosome 3, ASM2978413v1, whole genome shotgun sequence genome includes a region encoding these proteins:
- the LOC129775268 gene encoding uncharacterized protein LOC129775268 produces the protein MDSISLTDLRRCFFGPTLDESVLYGIECLGYFFGWKATIDQREHGSVPSRPISDVQLYKSCSDESIDKGTPSLNSEQRENETARKSDDISNHDPFPSATAVVKQEKLESFSQEDNKIGKRRSIISKSSSKASSKSYHTAKLPSSFEQSTRTNSLSSERGKTLEKLKKNQTNSIILAEKYNLSRGKPESSQSPLGYSTPRSSLAPSMKMSTRLVRTRIAIARVNEFDDNAKTYEILQLEPSSVAPIIGGSLKKAKTEIVFATLPDGSTISYQGEIKVSAQH, from the exons ATG GATAGCATAAGTCTGACAGATTTGAGACGCTGCTTTTTTGGCCCTACCTTGGATGAAAGCGTTCTGTACGGGATCGAGTGCTTGGGGTATTTCTTTGGTTGGAAAGCCACAATAGACCAGCGAGAGCATGGTTCGGTTCCAAGTAGACCGATTAGTGATGTACAATTGTACAAATCATGTTCCGATGAGAGCATTGATAAAGGTACGCCTAGTTTGAACAGCGAACAACGGGAAAACGAAACGGCGAGAAAATCGGATGATATTTCAAACCATGATCCATTTCCATCCGCTACCGCTGTTGTGAAGCAGGAAAAACTGGAAAGTTTCTCACAGGAAGATAACAAAATCGGTAAGAGGCG AAGCATAATATCTAAATCGTCTTCCAAAGCGTCATCAAAATCATATCATACGGCTAAACTTCCTTCATCCTTCGAACAGAGCACCCGAACCAATTCACTTTCAAGCGAACGCGGCAAAA CTCTAGAGAAACTGAAAAAGAATCAAACAAACAGCATAATACTTGCAGAAAAATATAATCTTTCCAGGGGAAAACCGGAGAGTAGCCAATCCCCCCTAGGATACTCGACCCCGAGGTCCTCATTGGCTCCATCAATGAAAATGAGCACCAGGTTGGTGCGAACCAGAATAGCCATCGCGCGAGTAAACGAATTTGATGACAACGCAAAAACTTATGAGATCCTGCAACTGGAACCATCTTCTGTAGCGCCCATAATCGGTGGCTCACTGAAAAAGGCCAAAACGGAAATTGTATTCGCCACCCTGCCAGACGGCTCCACCATTTCTTATCAGGGTGAAATAAAAGTAAGTGCTCAACATTAA